Below is a genomic region from Borreliella burgdorferi B31.
GTATACCAACCATTTCAATTAAGCACAATCAAAAAAAAGAGATAAAAAAAGAAGATCTTTCCCCTTCTACTAAGGAAGAAAAGAAAGCAGATAAAGCAATTAAAGATATAGAGAATCTTATTAGAGACTCTGGATTTCCCGAGTTAATTGAGAGTATGTATTCACTTAAACATGAATATACTTTAATAAGAAATAATTTCTATGATGTGATAACTAAAATTAGGAACAAAAAAACATCATTAATAAAAAATGGTCGTAACAATAGAGATAAAATAAAGGAACTAACACAATTGCAAAATAATTTAAAGATAGTGGATGAACTTGATGAAATTATGGTTCACATTGATATTGCAGAACAAGAGATAAGATCTGCGGCTTTCTTTTTTAATGAAGCTAAGGAAATTTTAAAAGAAGGCATTATTAAAAGATTGGAAAGTGAAAATAAAGTGGCATCACAATTAGCTAGACAGGCTTTAAATAAAGTAGAAGATGCTTTAAAGAGCTTAGAAGCTTCTTCTTCTAAAAGAGGTTTGGCCATGGGAAGAAGGAGAATTATAAAAGAACTTATTGAAAATGCAAAGACTGTTTTAAGTAAATCTTAAAATGAATAAGAAAATATTTAAATATTAATATATTTAAATTAGAGCCTTCTTTAAAAGAAGGCTCTCTTATATTAGTAATCAAGCATGGAATTATACTAAGATATATTCTTTTTTATTAATTTGCTCATCAACATTATAAAAATAATCATACTTCTAGCCTTACGTCTCTACTGTATTTCCTGCATTATTTAAAATACCGTTATCTAAATTATTAGGAGAATCCATACTTTTACTATCATTTTTCAAAGACTTATTATTAGATAAAGCTTGCTAGCTATATAATAGCTTTTCACATAGTTTATAGATAACACCGCAAATTAAAGACAATTCTCTATAAAAGTTAATTTTTTTGCTTGTTTTTAGCATCATTAAACATCCTTTCAATACTCACTATTGTTTTCTTAGCCTTAAGCTAGCCAAGCTAAATAGAAATTAGTAGGCAATTGATATTAAAATATAATTGATATTAAAATATAATTGATATTAAAATATAATTGATATTAAAATATAATTGATATTAAAATATAATTGATATTGAAATATAATTGATATTAAAATATAATTTAAGACATTATATTTAAGGAGTATAAATATGAAAAAATTAATAAAAATACTACTGTTAAGTTTATTTTTATTGCTCTCAATATCTTGTGTTCATGATAAACAAGAATTATCATCAAAATCTAATTTAAATAATCAAAAAGGATATTTAGATAATGAAGGCGCAAATTCAAATTACGAATCAAAAAAACAGAGCATATTAAGTGAGTTAAATCAGTTATTAAAGCAAACTACAAATTCACTAAAAGAAGCCAAAAATACAACAGATAATTTAAATGCATCAAATGAGGCAAATAAAGTTGTAGAAGCGGTTATAAATGCAGTTAATTTAATTTCATCTGCTGCAGATCAAGTAAAAAGTGCAACAAAAAATATGCATGATTTAGCTCAAATGGCAGAAATAGATTTAGAAAAAATAAAGAACTCTAGTGATAAAGCAATATTTGCATCTAATCTTGCAAAAGAAGCATATAGCCTTACTAAAGCAGCAGAACAAAACATGCAAAAACTGTATAAAGAGCAACAAAAAATATCAGAATCAGAATCAGAATCTGACTATTCTGATTCTGCTGAAATAAAACAAGCTAAAGAGGCCGTAGAAATAGCTTGGAAAGCTACAGTAGAAGCAAAAGATAAGTTAATTGATGTAGAAAATACAGTCAAAGAGACATTGGATAAAATAAAGACAGAAACTACGAACAATACAAAGCTTGCAGATATAAAAGAAGCAGCAGAGTTAGTATTACAAATAGCTAAGAATGCAAAGGAAATAGTACAAGAAGTTGTGGCCTTGTTAAATACTTAAATAAATAAAAGATGGAAGTAAGGAAGGAAGAATAATTTTGTGCTGGCTTATCCTTCCTTTTCTATTAAATCTTTAATTAAAAATGAAATCTACAGGATAATATACATTTAACTCTGTTTTTATTTTTGTAATAAAAAGAAATTAATAATAGTGTTTTTATTTGTATATAATACTTACTATTATCTTGTATTCAAAAGACATAGAAACTTATTACGGAATATTGACTTAATAAGTATTGAGATAAGCAATATCAAGAGCAAACTAAAAAGAATTGTAATTTTTTTTAAAATATCGCCATCTTGATAAAGATTTTCCAGAAGATGTTGTAGAGCACATGTTACTTAGCAATTTAAATTCTAATTAATGAAATCTAGAAACCAGAATAAGTATGCTTGAAAAGCAAATGATTGGGAGCTAGAGATGAATTTAAAAATGGAATAAGAAAATTAGATGAAAAGATAGAAAGAGCAAGAATTGAACTTTCTACAAAAATAACAGACGTAAGAAGTGAACTTAGTAAACAAGTCAAAGGTTTAATATTTCCATTTTACTGGATATTAGGAATATTTATTCCCGCAGTAATAGGATTGTTTTTATATCTGTTACAAAAATAGAAATGCAATAAATGTTCTCTTATAATAAACTTTACAAAGGGAGCTATTATTTTTTTACGCCTTTATTTTGCTACCTAGGGTCTAGGGTCTAGGGTCTAGGGTCTAGGGTCTAGGGTCTAAAATTTTAAAAGTATCATATATCCTTTTTAATTTATCAAAGTCTAATTTTGCTTGATCTATCTTGTCGTTAAGTATTTTTTGTTTATGCTTAACATCTTAAGCATATTTTTAGCCCGCTTTATTACGACTTTAACATTATTTATCCAGGCATAGTAATGATCGTTATACCCTGCAGTAGGACTGTTATATATAAGGCTTTTTCTTAATACCTCTTATACATACTATATCCTTTGCATCTGGAAAATAATCTTCAGCTATTTTTGACAACCAAAATGCATAATCATAAACAAAATTAGTATAAACACGCCGCAATGAACCAATATTATGTATATTTTTTGTGATACATAAGTTACAAAAACTTAAAAACACCTGGGGCTTATGTTTTTATAGATACGACATTTAGGAGAAAGGTTATATTACATAGAGAAAAAACATTTATCTAGAGATTTAAGATGCAACAAAGATACCCTTGACAACACCTAACATTAAACCTGCAAACTTTTTAAGTATATTATTGTCATTATATTTTAATTAACTCAAGAGATAATTAAAATATAATTAAATTAGAATCAATACATATTTATATAAATATGTATGTATAATTAACTTTTTTAATTAAAAAATTCTCTAAAAAGAAAAATTATAAAATAGTATTGTTCTTTCCCTTTAATGTAAATTAAAGTTTAATAATCTTTGTTTATAATAGCTGGATTTTTTATTATAAAAATATATTTCACATCAAACAAATTATTCAAGCTTCTCAAAGCTTCTACATATCAAAACCAATAAACGGGCTTTAAATTAACAGATATAATTCAATAAAAAAAGAACTCTCACTTAGTGCATTGCTGTTTAAAAATTCAGATGTTTTGTTACAAACGGGCTTAATCAAAGCTTGCTTGTTTGTTGAAATTGTTTAAAACTTGATTGTCAGTAAAAAGTTTTTCTGCAATTAAATTTTAAAAATTTCAAATTCAATTAAATTTGCAAATCTAATTAAAGGATAATATTTTCTATTAGAATCATATCTTTCAATTTAAATAACAAATAATTCTTTATTCTTGACAATTATAAGTTCATCAAACTTGTCAACATAATTTTCTGCTTTCTTCCATATTCCCAGCACCAAAACCCGGTGATCTAGTATTTTTTTGAATTGAATACAATAAATAAAGCACTATAAATCATTAGTGAGTTGCTATTAAAAATCAAAATGGTATGCTCTCAAATAGCAATTGCACGGCTTCTACAACCAAGTTAGAAAATTTTTAAAGAGGATGTTAAAGTATATAATTTGCATTTCTAATTTTTCCATTTATAGAGGAAGTAGATCTAAATAGTATTTGATTCTTTTTCTTACTTTTCTCAGCTCTAACACCATTTAAAAATGAATTCTTTTGGCTATAAAATTCAGTCTTTATGTCTCGCAATAAATCATGTAATCTATTATGCGTTTTTTGAACATCAACAATTCCTTTACCTATATCGGAACTGTCAATTTTATCTTTTGCAGAACTGATCTCCTTAAATGCTTCATTTGCATGATTTATATGCAACAAACTTTGTGATTTTTCAACTATCTATATACAACCTTTTTGTTACTTTTTTTAAATTTTCAAGCAACGCAGAGCCCGATCCACTATTAGTTCCATTTGACTTATTATTATTTAAAGATTCTTCTAAACCTTGAACTATTTATTTAGTGTATAAATAATTTTGATTTTTCTCTTTAGAACTTCTTTTACTTTTCACTTTTCTTTTAGAAGCCGTATTCTTTTTATTTAAGATTATGCTGTCTCGAGTATTTTTAGTAGCCCATATTGAATGAAATTCAAAAATAAATTGTAAAATACTACCATTGATATAAAAATTTACTTAATTTTATTATTAATATATTTTAATATTTAATATTTAATATCCTCTTTAATTACAATTTTTTCATACCAAATGATAAGAATATAGATCATAAGCATAATAAATAAAATTTAACTTTATATCCCATAAAGTTTAAAAAAATATTAGTAAAATCTAAAGAACTTTTAGAATTATTTATTTTAATGGACGCTATTCGATTTTTTTATCAACCTTTTTATTTATATTGAAAAGTTATTTTTATTGATAACAATAAATCTATTAGTATATTTGGAATTATATATGCACTATTTTGTTTATCAGATATTATAGGAGCCTGGATATTTAGAAAAATTAAACATTAAAAATATAATATATGCATTGCTTTGGTTATCATATTTTTATTATCAGTTTTAATAATAGTTTCATATATTTACATATATATTACTATAACCATATTTTTAGTAATTTTAATTTCTATTTATTCTAAAATATTAGAATATTTTTTAAAAAAATATAGATTCAAAGGTTTTAGTAACTATACCTTTTATTAATAGTACATTGTCTCGCATATTTTCATTTTCAGCACCAACTATATGTTCAATTTTAACAATTTTATAAGTGCTACAAATACGCCTGTTTTATTAATGTTTATTTTTTGTACATTATCTATTGTTTGACTTATAAATTTAAAAATAATAAAAAGCCAAGAAATAGACATTATTAATCTCTTGGATCCCCCTTAAATAAATAAAAATAAATAACCAAGTGATATTTTTAACAAAAACATCATTAAAGACATAGATTCAAAATTAAGTCGGGGAAAAACTTAAATCTACTAATAGTTAATAGTTAATAGTTAATAGTTAATAGTTAATAGTTAATAGTTAATAGTTAATAGTTAATAGTTAATAGTTAATAGTTACTTTTGATTAAGATTATATATAGCAAAAAAGCCCGATATGGGCAGTTCCGTTTACAACGAACAAATAGTATAGGAAATTAAATCCCAACCTGATTAAATGCTATCATAATATACATTATTAATCAATAGGCTTATTTTTTATTTTTTATTTTTTATTTTTTTCATACTCAATTATAAGCTCAGATAAAACATCTCTCTTTTCTTTATAAATTTTTTCAATAATAAAATACAATCTTTTAGTATCTTGTTTACAGAAATTATATAATTCTTTATCCTTTACTAAAATTCTAATAGGAATGCTTTCATTAGCGCCTTCAGATTCACTATGGTTATCTTCGTTTAAAGAATCTTTGGCCTTTATATCTCTTAATATAGCCTTAAAGCCCACTTCTTTTATTTTATCAATGGACACTTTACCCTCTAGAACTTTTTGATAAATTTTTAAATACCTATAAGCCTGACTTTTTGCAACTTCAAAAGATTTTATAAAATCATTAAAACGAGCAAAACCATCGTACTTATATAATTCTTTTTGTTTAATTTCATATAATATTTTCATTCTTTGAATTTTATTATTAATATCATCTTTTAAATTATACTTAAGCTGTTCTTTTAGATTATTATAATTTGCCAATTCTTTATCTTGATCGTCATTTAAATTTGTTTCTTCATTGCAATCCCCAAAACGATTACTAAATAATGCTTCTTTATCTTTTTCGGCTTTTATTTTCATTTTAAACTCCCTTTTTTATATTCCCCCGGGGGAATATAAAAAAATGTTACAAATCTAAAATATTTTTTAATACATCTTTTGCTTCTTTATAATATTTGCTCTTTATATCTGGTTCCAAACGGTTAATTATAAAAACCTTTATACTATTATAATAATGAATTTTACCTTTTATATAGTTACTATATCGTTTATATAGAGCATCTTCAACCTCTTTAAGTATATTCCTGTTTTTAATAAATTGATTTACAACAATAGAAATATTGTAGCTTTTATCTGTAATTTTTTTCATTAATATCTCCAAACTTTCTATTGACCATGTTTCAGGTTGAACTGGAATAATAATGTGATTTGTAGTATTTAATGCATTTTTTAAAATAAAACTAAAACTAGGGGGAGTATCAAGAAAAATATAATCAAAATCATGGCCTAAAACATTTTTGTCTAAACAAAAACTCAATAAATTTTCCTTATTATCCAAATTTTTATCATTAAATTCATCAAGAAAAGGATGTGATGGAATTATAAAAATATTATCGTTGATTTTACTTATACATTGATCAAAATAAACATTGCCTATTAATAAATTATAAATGTTATTTTTATCAAAATTAAAAACATATTTTCTAAAATATGAAGTTAAAGCATTTTGTGAATCCATATCAATAAGCAATACTTTTTTACCCAAATCCTTTAATACATAAGAAAACAGTATTGATAGTGTGCTCTTGCCTACACCTCCCTTAAGATTTGCTATTGTTATAATATTTGATTTTTTTCTATCCATTTATATATTACTCCTTTATTTTTTAGCTTTTTACTGTAAAATTTATATACGGTATTTTCCATTCTTTTTATGTGTTCTAAATTAAACTTATAATATTTGGTACTTTCTTTGTCTTTTTTTCTTAATAGTGTTCTAAGAGACTGAACGTAACACTTAATAGACCCTTTGCTAAATTTAAATTCTAAATAATAAAGTTTTTTTATTACATAAGATTTATTATTTTGCCTTAAAAAAAAAGGCTTTTCTAATTTGTCCCATCCATATTTTATTCCTAGAAACTTGTTGTCTTCTTTTAGAGGAAAAAGATTAAATAAATAATAATTTTTTTTATTATTAAGTTTTTGGAAAGTTAAACTTAGCTTATTGTCTTTATTGGCAATTCTAAATTTTACTAAATATTTAAAGATTTTTGTATAATATATTTTTTTATTATCTATTTCTTCAATTCTAAAAAAGGCAGTTCTTTCTTTTGTTCCTTTATTTATATTATTGTTATATTCCGCTTCTTTCTTGCTTATTATTTCTTTTTTTCTCGCTTTTAGTTTTTCTAGTAAATCATTCAAACTTTAGCTCCTTTTCTAAAATTTTACTTAGAATGTTGTTGGCTATTTCTTTTACATGTCCGCTAAAATTGGTTTTTTTATTTGTTTTCCATTTAGAATGGTACGAATCTTTGAATTCTCCTGCAAGTAGGTAAAAGTCTGTTTTATAAGGAGCGTATTTTCTCATAAAGTGAATTTTATTTTTATATTCTTTAAGTTTGCTCAAAAAGAAATATGAAATATCTTCTTTTTTATAGTCATATGATAAATAGTTTAAGAAATCTTTGTAATTAAAAAGCGTA
It encodes:
- a CDS encoding P12 family lipoprotein; this encodes MFLYTLLTIGLISCNLDSKLPNKEQKNNNDIKETLGSSVQENALNNLYGNQEEKKDFKNFEELKDESLIALAKSLASTRPTTVGNIESAVLPVGHVVSLETSANKVSIPTISIKHNQKKEIKKEDLSPSTKEEKKADKAIKDIENLIRDSGFPELIESMYSLKHEYTLIRNNFYDVITKIRNKKTSLIKNGRNNRDKIKELTQLQNNLKIVDELDEIMVHIDIAEQEIRSAAFFFNEAKEILKEGIIKRLESENKVASQLARQALNKVEDALKSLEASSSKRGLAMGRRRIIKELIENAKTVLSKS
- the ospD gene encoding outer surface protein OspD, which produces MKKLIKILLLSLFLLLSISCVHDKQELSSKSNLNNQKGYLDNEGANSNYESKKQSILSELNQLLKQTTNSLKEAKNTTDNLNASNEANKVVEAVINAVNLISSAADQVKSATKNMHDLAQMAEIDLEKIKNSSDKAIFASNLAKEAYSLTKAAEQNMQKLYKEQQKISESESESDYSDSAEIKQAKEAVEIAWKATVEAKDKLIDVENTVKETLDKIKTETTNNTKLADIKEAAELVLQIAKNAKEIVQEVVALLNT
- a CDS encoding chromosome replication/partitioning protein translates to MKIKAEKDKEALFSNRFGDCNEETNLNDDQDKELANYNNLKEQLKYNLKDDINNKIQRMKILYEIKQKELYKYDGFARFNDFIKSFEVAKSQAYRYLKIYQKVLEGKVSIDKIKEVGFKAILRDIKAKDSLNEDNHSESEGANESIPIRILVKDKELYNFCKQDTKRLYFIIEKIYKEKRDVLSELIIEYEKNKK
- a CDS encoding ParA family protein, with protein sequence MDRKKSNIITIANLKGGVGKSTLSILFSYVLKDLGKKVLLIDMDSQNALTSYFRKYVFNFDKNNIYNLLIGNVYFDQCISKINDNIFIIPSHPFLDEFNDKNLDNKENLLSFCLDKNVLGHDFDYIFLDTPPSFSFILKNALNTTNHIIIPVQPETWSIESLEILMKKITDKSYNISIVVNQFIKNRNILKEVEDALYKRYSNYIKGKIHYYNSIKVFIINRLEPDIKSKYYKEAKDVLKNILDL
- a CDS encoding DUF226 domain-containing protein, translated to MNDLLEKLKARKKEIISKKEAEYNNNINKGTKERTAFFRIEEIDNKKIYYTKIFKYLVKFRIANKDNKLSLTFQKLNNKKNYYLFNLFPLKEDNKFLGIKYGWDKLEKPFFLRQNNKSYVIKKLYYLEFKFSKGSIKCYVQSLRTLLRKKDKESTKYYKFNLEHIKRMENTVYKFYSKKLKNKGVIYKWIEKNQIL